CTTTTCGGCGCCGTAGTGGGCGCCCAGGCCGCCGGTGAACAGGCCGTAGCCGTAGGCGACATGCACGATGTCGCCCCTGCGCCCGCCGGAAGCGTAGATCGAACGGGCGATCAAGTCAGCCCAGGTGTCGATGTCCTTCTGCGTATAACCGACGACGGTCGGCTTGCCGGTCGTGCCGCTCGAGGCATGGATGCGCACGACGTCCTGGCGCGGCACGGCAAACATCCCGTAGGGGTAGTTGTCGCGCAGGTCCTGTTTGGTGGTGAACGGAAATCTGGCGATGTCGGACAACTGTTGGAAATCATCCGGATGGACGCCGGCGGCATCGAACTTTGCCTTGTAGTGCGGCACATTGGCGTAGGCGTGCTGCAGTGTCCATTTGAGACGTTCTGTCTGGAGTGCCACGATCTCGTCGCGGCTGGCGGTTTCTATGGCGTGCAGGCCTTTATTCATTATGTAACTCCTCCTCAGCCCCGAATTTTCGTTTGCCGGCCGGAAACAGCGCTTGAGCCAGATCAATTCGGCATGTTTTTGCCGGTCGACCGCTGGCCGGCAAATGTCGCATGCGACAATTCCCACCATGCTTCTCGCCGCCGCCCGCGGGCTTCTTGCCCATGCCTTCCCGATCCTGATCGCCCAGCTTTCCTCCATTGGCATGATGGTGGTCGATACCGTCGTGCTCGGTCATGTCAGTCCGCTCGATCTGGCGGCAGTGGCCATTGGTGGCGGTATCCATATTTCAGTGGTGTTCGCGCTGGTCGGCATCCTGCAGGCGGTGGCGCCGCTGGTTGCCCACCTGCACGGCGCACGGCGCGACGGGGAGGTCGCCGGCGTTCTGCAGCAGGGATTCTGGCTGGCCTTGCTGCTGAGTGTGCCGGGTGTGCTTTTTCTGACCCATCCCGGTGTGGTACTCGGCATGGCCGGGATGGAGGCGGCGGTCGAAAGCAAGGTCAGGTTGTATCTTGCCCTGCTTGCCTGGAGTCTGCCGGCTTCGCTTTGCTATCGAACTTTCTATGCCTTCTGCAATGCATTGGGCCGGCCGCGGGTGCTGATGGTGATCGGGCTGGCCGCCTTGCCCCTGCACGCCATCCTGGCTTGGGGGTTTGCCATGCAGGGCTGGCTGGGTGGGGCGCAGGGGGTTGCCGGTTGCGCCTTGTCCAATATCGTGATTGCCTGGGTGGCCTGTCTGGCAGCCGCCGCATATCTCGCCTACGGGCCGCTGGGGGCGCGTTACCGCCCGTTCTCCGACTGGAAAATGCCGGACGGGAAAACATGGCGGGAATTGCTGCGCCTTGGTCTGCCGATGGGTTTTTCCAATCTGGTGGAGATCACGGCGTTTACGCTGATTGCCCTGTTTGTCGCGCCTCTGGGGGCGGAGGTGGTGGCCGGTCATCGTATCGTCGCCAATCTGGCCGCGCTTTGTTACATGCTTCCCCTGTCGCTGGCGATTGCGACGCTGTCCGCGGTCGGGCAGGCGGTCGGCGCGCGTGACTGGCCGCGGGCGCACGCCGTGATCGGTGCCGGTCTGCTACTGGCCGCCGGCTTGTCGACTCTGCTTGGTGTGCTGCTCTGGCTTGCGGCTGTGCCGCTGGTGGCGGCCTACACGGATGATCCTGGTGTCCGGGCGGTGGCGATGAGCCTGGTTGCCTACATCG
The DNA window shown above is from Quatrionicoccus australiensis and carries:
- a CDS encoding MATE family efflux transporter, which codes for MLLAAARGLLAHAFPILIAQLSSIGMMVVDTVVLGHVSPLDLAAVAIGGGIHISVVFALVGILQAVAPLVAHLHGARRDGEVAGVLQQGFWLALLLSVPGVLFLTHPGVVLGMAGMEAAVESKVRLYLALLAWSLPASLCYRTFYAFCNALGRPRVLMVIGLAALPLHAILAWGFAMQGWLGGAQGVAGCALSNIVIAWVACLAAAAYLAYGPLGARYRPFSDWKMPDGKTWRELLRLGLPMGFSNLVEITAFTLIALFVAPLGAEVVAGHRIVANLAALCYMLPLSLAIATLSAVGQAVGARDWPRAHAVIGAGLLLAAGLSTLLGVLLWLAAVPLVAAYTDDPGVRAVAMSLVAYIALYQFFDALQTVAGHVLRAYRVTFVPMLIQTFCFWGVGLWGGWWLCYRAQSPLGIDGFWLGSVASLVCAAALLGPLLWQAVRGTESAP